In Mucilaginibacter celer, one DNA window encodes the following:
- a CDS encoding CRTAC1 family protein: MIDIISDLNKKDYNSRNPFCPEARVAQCDSLLKVPGRENDFYILNTKAKLLLETGDEKQAVAIYEKMVTGNDSSKRDLFEPDMGLAYMRLGERTNCMLNHNRMSCTYPIRDNAIHVNQTGSRDAIAVYESILKKHPSDLESRWMLNIAYMTLGHYPDSVPKPFLIPGLNNTDSAKIKPFTDMAADVGIKLNSRAGGAIAEDFNNDGYLDIVTSGTELDDHMHYFQNNLDGTFIDRSEASGLLKFTGGLNIQQTDYNNDGRMDIFVLRGAWKKNGFGNQPPSLLRNNGDGTFTDVTIAAGLLFYHPTQAAVWADFNSDGWLDVFVGAEGFNNGDSVNVHRSMLYVNNHNGTFTEFSHKAHCDVMSYVKGVTSADFNHDGLPDIFISTMDGRKYLLKNKGSKGNIPDFEDVTKQSGILANTNSTFTTWFFDYDNDGWQDILIADYKFEAPLGYYSAAEALGKPVPNAGGIYLYKNNHNGTFTDVSKQTGLDKVVFSMGANFGDIDNDGFPDLYFGTGNPDFGSLIPNKMFRNVDGRRFEDITSISRTGNLQKGHGVAFADFRNCGLQDIFIEMGGAYAGDAYTSALYANPGQNDNNWISIKAEGTKCNKAAIGSQLKITFNDKGVKRSVYRDLNSGGSFGSSPIQAEIGVGHANIVNELEIIWVGSRTVQRFHNLKVNQFYRIAEGSQKVTPIQLKKLSYHSMAEMKMAMKM; this comes from the coding sequence CCAAAGCCAAACTATTGCTGGAAACCGGCGATGAAAAACAGGCCGTTGCCATTTACGAAAAAATGGTAACGGGTAACGATAGCTCAAAGCGCGACTTGTTTGAACCGGATATGGGCCTCGCCTATATGCGCTTAGGCGAACGGACTAATTGCATGCTGAACCACAACCGCATGTCATGCACTTACCCGATACGGGATAATGCTATTCACGTAAATCAAACCGGTTCGCGCGATGCTATTGCGGTTTATGAAAGCATTTTAAAGAAACATCCCTCAGACCTTGAATCCCGCTGGATGCTCAATATCGCTTACATGACATTAGGCCACTACCCGGATAGTGTACCTAAACCGTTTTTAATTCCCGGCCTTAACAACACCGACTCGGCAAAAATAAAGCCGTTCACCGATATGGCCGCCGATGTTGGCATTAAACTGAACAGCAGGGCAGGGGGTGCGATAGCCGAGGATTTTAATAACGACGGTTATCTGGACATCGTAACCTCGGGAACGGAACTTGATGACCACATGCATTATTTTCAAAACAATCTGGATGGAACTTTCATTGACAGATCTGAAGCAAGCGGTTTACTGAAGTTTACCGGGGGATTGAATATCCAGCAAACCGATTACAACAATGATGGCAGGATGGATATTTTTGTACTGCGTGGTGCCTGGAAAAAGAACGGTTTCGGCAACCAGCCACCCTCCCTGCTGCGGAACAATGGCGATGGTACATTTACAGATGTAACGATAGCGGCCGGTTTACTTTTTTATCATCCGACGCAGGCAGCAGTTTGGGCCGATTTTAATAGCGACGGATGGCTTGATGTTTTTGTAGGGGCCGAGGGCTTTAATAATGGCGACAGTGTTAACGTTCACCGGAGCATGCTTTATGTGAACAACCATAACGGCACATTTACCGAGTTTAGCCATAAAGCCCATTGTGATGTGATGTCGTACGTGAAAGGAGTTACATCCGCAGATTTTAATCATGACGGGTTGCCTGATATCTTTATTTCGACGATGGACGGCCGGAAGTATCTTTTAAAGAATAAAGGCAGCAAAGGAAATATCCCCGATTTTGAGGATGTTACCAAACAATCGGGAATATTGGCAAATACCAACAGTACCTTTACTACCTGGTTTTTTGATTATGATAACGACGGCTGGCAGGACATCCTGATTGCAGATTACAAATTTGAGGCCCCGCTGGGCTACTATTCGGCTGCCGAGGCCCTTGGAAAACCCGTGCCAAATGCAGGAGGTATCTACCTGTATAAGAATAACCACAACGGCACATTTACCGATGTTTCCAAACAAACAGGGCTTGATAAAGTAGTGTTTAGCATGGGCGCAAACTTTGGCGACATTGACAATGATGGTTTCCCCGATTTGTATTTTGGCACAGGCAACCCCGATTTCGGCTCTCTTATCCCAAACAAAATGTTCAGGAATGTTGACGGACGGCGCTTTGAAGATATCACCAGCATTTCGCGGACAGGAAACCTCCAAAAAGGTCATGGCGTGGCATTTGCCGATTTTAGAAACTGTGGTTTACAGGATATTTTTATTGAAATGGGCGGGGCTTATGCCGGAGATGCTTACACCAGCGCCTTGTATGCGAACCCCGGACAGAACGACAACAACTGGATAAGCATAAAAGCAGAAGGCACAAAATGCAATAAAGCCGCCATCGGCAGTCAGTTGAAAATAACGTTTAATGATAAGGGTGTTAAAAGAAGCGTTTACCGGGACCTTAATTCGGGCGGCAGTTTCGGTTCATCGCCCATACAGGCAGAAATTGGCGTGGGGCACGCCAACATTGTTAACGAGCTTGAGATAATCTGGGTCGGCAGCCGCACCGTTCAGCGGTTTCACAATTTAAAGGTAAACCAGTTCTACCGCATTGCAGAAGGGAGCCAAAAGGTTACCCCGATTCAATTAAAAAAACTCAGTTACCATAGTATGGCAGAGATGAAGATGGCAATGAAGATGTAA
- a CDS encoding glycoside hydrolase family 95 protein, protein MITFPKKQILLLGIAIAFSSLAQGQTGINRNKLWYNQPAANWNQALPIGNGRIGGMIFGNPAQERVQLNEATIWGGGPNNTIDSAAKPHIDEVRALLAQKKYTEAQQAANKYLGPKGNSGMPYQLAGNLYINFSGHEDVTDYRRDLDISNATATVSYTSNGVHYKREFFTSFSGNVLMVRLSADKPGMINCVAKLQSPLAVQTTGRQGTVILSGKGSDHENQKGQIRFDVLARAKSDGGTVEVDTAGIAISKANSAVIYLSMATNFVNYHNISANALSRAMNIMDKAYPRSFDELHRSHVQLFQSYFNRVKLNLGSAAVQPTDERIRNFATNDDAQLAELYFQFGRYLLICSSQPGSQAANLQGIWNGELKGPWDSKYTININTEMNYWPSETTRLPELNGPLFDLISDVSVTGKAEAKVMYGARGWMLHHNTDIWRITGIVDGAFWGLWPTSNAWLCQHIWEHYLFTGDKAFLAKYYPVMKGAARYLMDVLQKEPDHGWLVVSPSVSPEHEYIPGRDGVSVTAGATMDNQLVYGLFTEIIHAAGDLKNDKSFADSLAVLRAKLPPMQVGKYGQLQEWLDDLDRTDDDHRHVSHLYGLFPGNQISPYRAPELFSAAKNSLLYRGDVSTGWSMAWKINLWAHLLDGNHAYKLIKDQIKPVTGRSGGTYPNFFDAHPPFQIDGNFGCTSGIAEMLLQSYDGSIHLLPAIPDDWKTGSVSGLAARGGFTVDMEWADHRITKLVIHSGIGGNCRIRANQQITNSILKKALGQNSNPLYRIIDIQKPIIHQNEKDLSVKLPESWLYDLKTQPGKTYRII, encoded by the coding sequence ATGATTACATTTCCTAAAAAACAGATCTTGTTGTTGGGCATAGCAATTGCCTTTTCTTCTTTGGCACAGGGGCAAACTGGTATTAACCGGAACAAGTTATGGTACAATCAGCCGGCAGCCAACTGGAATCAGGCTTTGCCTATCGGCAACGGCCGTATTGGAGGAATGATTTTCGGTAACCCGGCTCAGGAACGCGTGCAACTTAACGAAGCCACTATTTGGGGCGGAGGCCCTAATAATACCATTGACTCAGCAGCAAAACCACATATTGACGAGGTAAGGGCCCTACTCGCGCAGAAAAAGTATACCGAAGCGCAGCAGGCTGCCAACAAATACCTCGGCCCTAAAGGCAACAGCGGTATGCCCTACCAACTGGCCGGGAACCTTTATATTAATTTTTCTGGACATGAAGATGTTACTGATTACCGGCGGGATCTGGATATTTCCAACGCCACCGCCACAGTGAGTTATACCAGCAATGGCGTTCATTATAAACGCGAATTTTTCACTTCATTTTCGGGCAATGTACTGATGGTTCGGCTATCTGCCGATAAACCAGGGATGATTAACTGCGTGGCAAAACTTCAAAGCCCGCTGGCGGTACAAACAACTGGCAGGCAGGGCACAGTGATATTGAGCGGCAAGGGCAGCGATCATGAAAATCAAAAAGGACAAATCAGGTTTGATGTGCTGGCCCGGGCAAAATCTGATGGCGGTACTGTTGAGGTTGATACTGCGGGCATCGCTATATCAAAGGCTAACAGTGCAGTCATTTATTTGTCGATGGCTACCAATTTTGTTAACTACCATAACATTTCTGCCAATGCGCTTAGCCGGGCCATGAACATTATGGATAAGGCTTATCCGCGTAGTTTTGATGAGTTGCACCGCAGCCATGTGCAGCTTTTTCAATCGTACTTTAACCGGGTAAAACTAAACCTTGGTTCTGCGGCTGTGCAGCCAACTGACGAGCGGATCCGGAATTTTGCCACCAATGATGATGCACAGCTTGCCGAACTCTATTTTCAGTTCGGGAGATACCTGTTAATCTGTTCTTCGCAACCGGGCTCACAGGCTGCCAATCTTCAGGGGATCTGGAACGGTGAATTAAAAGGGCCCTGGGACAGCAAGTATACCATAAACATCAACACAGAAATGAATTACTGGCCCAGTGAAACCACCCGGCTTCCGGAGTTGAACGGCCCCTTGTTCGATTTGATAAGTGATGTTTCAGTTACGGGGAAAGCCGAGGCTAAGGTGATGTACGGTGCCCGAGGATGGATGCTTCACCATAATACCGATATCTGGCGGATAACCGGTATTGTTGACGGGGCCTTCTGGGGGTTATGGCCTACCTCTAATGCCTGGTTATGCCAGCATATCTGGGAGCATTATCTTTTTACAGGCGATAAGGCATTTCTTGCAAAATATTACCCGGTGATGAAAGGTGCGGCCCGATACCTTATGGATGTACTTCAAAAAGAACCTGATCACGGATGGCTTGTAGTATCTCCGTCGGTATCGCCCGAGCATGAATACATTCCTGGCCGCGATGGGGTATCTGTTACTGCCGGCGCAACGATGGATAACCAGCTTGTTTACGGTTTATTTACCGAAATAATACATGCCGCCGGCGATTTAAAGAATGATAAAAGCTTTGCAGATAGTCTTGCGGTTCTCCGGGCTAAATTACCGCCTATGCAGGTTGGTAAATACGGCCAGCTACAGGAATGGCTTGACGACCTTGACCGTACCGACGATGATCACCGGCATGTATCGCATCTTTACGGCCTGTTTCCAGGTAACCAGATCTCTCCGTACCGGGCTCCTGAACTTTTTAGTGCCGCCAAAAATTCGCTGCTTTACCGTGGTGATGTTTCCACCGGTTGGTCGATGGCCTGGAAAATTAACCTGTGGGCACATTTGCTTGATGGTAATCATGCTTACAAATTGATAAAAGACCAGATCAAGCCGGTAACCGGCAGGTCGGGCGGCACGTATCCCAACTTTTTTGATGCCCACCCCCCATTCCAGATTGATGGAAACTTTGGCTGCACATCCGGCATTGCCGAAATGTTGCTACAAAGTTATGACGGTTCAATTCATCTTCTGCCCGCCATACCAGATGACTGGAAAACAGGAAGCGTATCCGGCCTTGCGGCCCGAGGCGGCTTTACAGTAGACATGGAATGGGCCGATCATCGCATTACCAAACTGGTTATCCACTCCGGCATTGGCGGCAATTGCCGCATCAGGGCAAATCAACAAATCACAAACAGTATCCTAAAAAAAGCTTTGGGCCAAAACAGCAATCCGCTTTACAGGATAATTGATATTCAAAAACCCATCATCCATCAAAACGAAAAGGATTTGTCGGTAAAATTGCCCGAAAGCTGGCTTTATGATTTAAAAACCCAGCCCGGTAAAACCTACCGTATTATTTAA
- a CDS encoding Crp/Fnr family transcriptional regulator, producing the protein MNLLIPTIKSLIKISNDEEEIINGLFKPLLLKSGEYFLEQGHLCRYVGFIEKGLLRYHISDDGDQKTLYFNKEGEFTCNYQSFLPREPSNTSIQAIEDTSLLVISYENLQRLYTTVTEGNKLGRLAIEVVFLNHLRQLKSFYKDSPTARYRQFLQAYPDLVQRIPQYYIASYVGIKPQSLSRIRKRMVSH; encoded by the coding sequence ATGAACCTGCTGATACCAACAATAAAGAGCCTGATTAAGATCAGCAACGATGAAGAAGAAATTATAAATGGCTTATTCAAGCCGCTTCTCTTGAAATCAGGCGAGTATTTCCTGGAACAGGGACACCTATGCCGGTACGTCGGTTTTATTGAGAAGGGATTGCTGCGCTACCACATCAGTGATGACGGCGACCAGAAAACCTTGTATTTTAATAAGGAAGGTGAGTTTACCTGCAACTATCAAAGCTTCCTGCCGCGCGAACCTTCCAATACAAGTATCCAGGCTATTGAAGATACCTCCTTGCTGGTTATTAGCTACGAAAACCTGCAACGGCTGTATACTACCGTAACCGAAGGCAACAAACTGGGGCGTTTAGCCATCGAAGTAGTTTTTTTAAACCACTTGCGGCAGCTGAAATCATTTTACAAAGATTCGCCTACTGCCCGGTACCGGCAATTTCTGCAGGCTTATCCCGATCTTGTGCAAAGGATTCCGCAGTATTATATTGCCTCATATGTCGGGATCAAGCCGCAATCGTTGTCACGGATCAGAAAGCGGATGGTAAGCCATTAG
- a CDS encoding DUF4267 domain-containing protein, translated as METQIKQHRWGIRSASYWITFILALGIIFIGVRFILQPQVGAVGYGIPFNNEHDNAYGKIKGIRDIFSGIVLLPLLLKRMQNAAAWVFTMTIVVPLGDFFIVLTTNGPKDMEHLLIHGITAFVMIVNSFLLFKNQTQE; from the coding sequence ATGGAAACACAAATTAAGCAACATCGTTGGGGCATCCGCTCCGCTTCGTATTGGATCACATTCATTTTGGCGCTCGGTATTATTTTTATCGGCGTCCGTTTTATTTTGCAGCCCCAGGTAGGTGCCGTAGGCTATGGCATACCATTTAATAATGAACATGATAACGCCTACGGCAAAATAAAGGGCATCCGCGATATTTTTTCAGGAATTGTTTTACTGCCCCTGCTGTTAAAGCGTATGCAAAATGCTGCCGCCTGGGTATTTACCATGACCATTGTTGTTCCCCTTGGCGATTTTTTCATCGTTCTGACAACAAATGGTCCAAAGGATATGGAGCATCTTTTGATTCATGGTATTACGGCTTTTGTTATGATCGTCAACAGCTTCCTTTTGTTTAAAAATCAGACGCAGGAGTAA
- a CDS encoding nuclear transport factor 2 family protein, translating into MDNKEILLKANAMVAEGNNEGFLSFCTDDVIWEFIGDRKLEGKEAVRKYMAGVYAQPPKFEVENLIAEADFVTVTGKISLKNEQGRVIDYAYCDVWKFSHGKMAELKAFVIEVKPE; encoded by the coding sequence ATGGACAACAAAGAAATATTGCTCAAAGCAAACGCCATGGTAGCCGAAGGAAATAACGAAGGCTTCCTGTCATTCTGCACAGACGATGTAATATGGGAATTTATAGGCGACCGGAAACTTGAGGGAAAAGAAGCGGTGCGGAAGTATATGGCTGGGGTATACGCACAGCCACCGAAGTTTGAGGTAGAGAATTTGATTGCTGAAGCAGATTTTGTAACCGTAACAGGTAAAATCAGCTTAAAAAATGAGCAGGGTAGGGTTATTGATTACGCTTATTGCGATGTCTGGAAATTCAGCCATGGTAAGATGGCGGAATTAAAAGCTTTCGTTATCGAGGTTAAACCTGAATAA
- a CDS encoding gluconokinase has translation MNCIVIIEMGTAAVRVCAFDLSGNLISSSKGHYPTFHEQPDHSEQDPEQMFITMLYILKNLLIEKIYPKKYTVTCICFGSSMHSLLAVDKDGIPLGNAITWADNRGKKEAADLKKSSLGEEIYKATGTPIHPMSSLIKIAWMKNHEPEKFRMAKKFMPIKTYIIQQLTGACVIDYSIASATGLMNIHNLTWDEAALNFAGITPEELPDLHPVFYSDLTLKKEYQRVLKLQPTVKILIGSSDGCLATLGAGVWKNRMATITIEDSGAFRIIGDKIIEDPKQQIFNYLLTEKHIITGGPTSNGGVIFNWFAKQFGDFREAFDIDQSMEMLIEEAAGVEVGSGGLIFLPFLHGERAPIWNPNSRGCYFGVNIRHERKHFIRATIEGILFEMYSIGRTLEQHRHIESLSINGSFASIPFCTQIIADIFNKPVSTLSHADSIGKGAFLLSATEMGIYPSLEEASKTVTMHQTYLPNAKNHEVYAQYFKVFESLITKVAEEFDFISDLQQRYSQ, from the coding sequence ATGAATTGTATCGTCATTATAGAAATGGGCACTGCCGCTGTACGGGTTTGCGCCTTTGATCTTTCCGGTAATTTAATCAGTTCGTCTAAGGGGCATTACCCCACCTTTCATGAACAGCCTGATCACAGCGAGCAGGATCCGGAGCAGATGTTTATTACCATGCTCTATATTTTAAAAAACCTGCTTATTGAAAAAATCTACCCAAAAAAATATACGGTAACCTGTATTTGCTTCGGCTCATCTATGCATAGTTTACTGGCTGTAGATAAAGATGGCATACCATTGGGCAACGCCATTACCTGGGCAGATAACCGGGGTAAAAAAGAGGCCGCCGATCTTAAAAAGAGCAGCCTGGGCGAGGAAATTTATAAAGCTACCGGAACCCCTATCCACCCCATGTCATCATTAATAAAAATTGCCTGGATGAAGAATCACGAACCAGAGAAATTCAGGATGGCTAAGAAATTTATGCCTATTAAAACCTACATCATTCAGCAACTGACCGGTGCCTGTGTGATAGATTACAGCATCGCCTCTGCAACCGGGTTAATGAACATCCACAATTTAACCTGGGACGAGGCAGCATTGAACTTTGCAGGAATAACCCCGGAAGAATTACCTGATCTGCATCCTGTTTTCTATTCGGATTTAACGCTGAAAAAAGAATATCAAAGGGTATTAAAATTGCAGCCAACGGTTAAAATCCTGATCGGATCGAGCGATGGTTGCCTGGCCACCCTTGGGGCCGGCGTATGGAAAAACCGTATGGCTACCATTACTATTGAAGATAGCGGCGCATTCCGGATTATAGGCGATAAAATAATAGAAGACCCTAAACAGCAAATTTTTAACTACCTGCTTACCGAAAAGCATATTATTACCGGTGGGCCTACCAGCAATGGCGGTGTGATATTCAATTGGTTTGCCAAACAATTTGGCGATTTTAGGGAAGCTTTTGATATCGATCAATCAATGGAGATGCTCATAGAGGAAGCTGCGGGCGTAGAAGTTGGATCGGGCGGATTAATCTTTCTTCCGTTTTTACACGGCGAGCGGGCGCCCATCTGGAACCCGAATTCGAGAGGATGTTATTTTGGCGTCAATATCCGGCACGAGCGCAAACATTTTATCCGCGCCACCATTGAGGGAATCTTATTTGAGATGTACAGCATTGGCCGCACCCTGGAGCAACACCGCCATATCGAAAGCCTGTCTATCAACGGCAGTTTTGCGTCCATCCCGTTTTGCACCCAGATAATTGCCGATATATTTAACAAACCCGTTAGCACATTAAGCCATGCCGACAGTATAGGCAAAGGTGCATTTTTGCTAAGCGCAACCGAGATGGGTATTTATCCCTCGTTAGAAGAAGCTTCCAAAACGGTTACCATGCACCAAACCTATCTACCCAACGCCAAAAATCATGAGGTATATGCCCAGTACTTTAAAGTATTTGAAAGCCTGATAACAAAAGTAGCCGAAGAATTTGACTTTATTTCTGATCTGCAACAGCGGTATAGCCAGTAG